In Bacteriovorax stolpii, a single genomic region encodes these proteins:
- a CDS encoding twitch domain-containing radical SAM protein, which translates to MDFLSKKYFCILPWIHLEIQQGGNCTTCCKTQLQVDLGYLSKTPFLEILNHPQQIQIRKNMLEDKPTRACSDCYRDEKLGHFSLRQRSNLYYRDYHDSAIANMGEDYKLSKPNLVYLGLRFSNLCNLKCVYCSSHYSTSIDDQYKTGHLKTFDSKNEMENFLKEYCKNVETYYIAGGEPFLDPLHIEFLKYLVSNNLTHTSITYNTNLSIPLEKRNDLFNLWKKFKSVIFCASLDASHATGEKIREGLSWRLVEKNIKIVSEQLGLDKIKVYITVTNLNALEICTFIDYLIKEKLCLPNGIIFNFLSTPLKYHISQINVAAKNTLIEEVRAFRKKLVLTYDLKDVHTTIGQLNSFLKYL; encoded by the coding sequence GTGGATTTTCTTAGTAAAAAATATTTTTGCATTTTACCTTGGATTCATTTAGAAATTCAACAAGGGGGGAATTGCACTACGTGTTGCAAGACTCAACTACAGGTTGACCTAGGGTATTTAAGCAAAACTCCATTTTTAGAGATCTTAAACCATCCACAGCAAATTCAAATAAGAAAAAATATGCTCGAAGATAAACCGACTAGAGCATGTTCTGATTGCTATAGAGATGAAAAATTAGGGCATTTCAGCCTACGACAAAGATCTAATCTTTATTACCGTGATTACCATGATTCAGCGATCGCGAATATGGGGGAAGATTACAAACTTTCAAAGCCTAATCTAGTATATTTAGGATTAAGATTTTCTAACCTATGTAATTTAAAATGTGTCTACTGTAGCTCTCACTATTCAACATCAATTGATGATCAGTACAAAACTGGTCACCTTAAAACGTTTGATTCTAAAAATGAAATGGAAAATTTCTTGAAGGAATATTGTAAAAATGTAGAGACATATTACATAGCGGGAGGTGAACCATTTCTAGATCCGCTTCATATTGAATTTTTAAAATATTTAGTGAGCAACAACTTAACACACACCTCTATCACTTATAATACAAACCTAAGTATTCCTCTAGAGAAAAGAAACGATTTGTTTAATCTATGGAAAAAATTTAAATCAGTAATTTTTTGTGCAAGTTTAGATGCCTCTCATGCAACTGGCGAAAAGATCAGAGAGGGGCTTAGCTGGAGATTAGTAGAAAAGAATATTAAAATTGTAAGTGAACAATTAGGCTTAGATAAAATTAAAGTTTATATAACAGTAACAAATCTAAATGCATTAGAAATTTGTACTTTTATTGACTACTTAATCAAAGAAAAATTATGCCTACCTAATGGTATAATATTTAATTTTTTATCTACTCCTCTTAAATATCATATCAGCCAAATTAATGTAGCCGCCAAAAATACACTCATAGAGGAAGTTCGAGCTTTTAGAAAAAAACTAGTGCTCACTTATGACCTTAAAGATGTGCATACTACGATTGGTCAGCTTAATTCTTTTTTAAAATACTTATAA
- a CDS encoding PKD domain-containing protein — protein MLVSYRIVSIAVFLLLFCNLTFAKNLNGKKLATLEEISSELDNISENIKKLEKEFSKKGLTSKDKIELQKKKNLLVSRKWNLKLLQKRAFYKKRLQYTSSSHPMKLIVTPSKVCESPCQVTVEAIPDKIIKNKIKNYYFFIDEKRIESSTPKIETTLVFNKNSFAPAHLRKIKDKVDIVKKFQVHAEGIISEYKFIKSQRKFVAVKSASPINTSVELLTTTARALDKIIISVGENTGEVLSAKIDNLDVVFKKDTAAPNTMFTTLPYINKDRVLLSIGDKEFPVKILPLENVEMPRDFLAQNISKMAELLDLYITDKDYAANLGKDGVQGFSYLKEALNLINGYIAAQASEEKVQLAANLLNQSFKNDSDLFQLYTYQHTSGQSSTIVSNQYKKIHGLGKMFQFFSHFIIANANANSQEDQALFIVEFQKLLEKIVNLGSKTLYDGMIHKCYISKGRVVPIDVQAAEMILSFWSQSSWLAMAIDPINGALSYLGSIAGSVALITRINYDCEGDTLIKPKLIIYNQPTLPLRPGNSLSYNLKCDVGDSRYYEAGSILTKVTSRLNYSIPVLEPEGKLVSNDKTVKRCVGLGQDYLDTDHDVSCSTNALKETQYYLNNRNNYEKFNKSLCKGAPSYYVGIYETTTPLLSCDFVNEGEKVNISSPIIKGNDVVIDLTKTWNCPKASFTYSVNNFSVTFNANDNFNQDIKNLTYKWDFGDGQLTETSSPLVVHKYHEAKKYTVKLIISDPFGANDEITQTIEIHPLEFSFFLKVDPTGTYLPAYFSSATRLNLQSIPGNPNINLQAGDIIYIQGLGNYQTEPAEYGGTDTHAWMIGVFASNGKFYFPGEDSIYESIESSPTFIGHLPTDIPEDFYIPFDGYVKLQVPEGATEILFTADDNLFTDNSDPNYDFGVKIKIQVRRYQQN, from the coding sequence ATGTTGGTATCCTATCGGATAGTATCTATTGCTGTATTTCTTTTACTTTTTTGTAATTTAACCTTTGCTAAAAACCTGAACGGAAAAAAATTAGCAACCCTCGAGGAAATATCAAGTGAATTAGATAACATTTCAGAAAATATCAAAAAACTAGAAAAAGAATTTTCGAAAAAAGGGTTAACCTCAAAAGATAAAATTGAACTACAAAAGAAAAAAAATTTATTAGTTTCAAGAAAATGGAATCTTAAGCTTCTACAAAAAAGAGCCTTTTATAAAAAACGTCTTCAATACACCTCTTCATCTCATCCAATGAAGCTAATAGTAACTCCGTCAAAAGTTTGCGAAAGTCCCTGTCAAGTTACAGTCGAAGCAATTCCAGATAAAATTATTAAAAATAAAATTAAAAATTATTATTTTTTTATTGATGAAAAGAGAATTGAATCTTCTACTCCTAAAATAGAGACAACATTAGTTTTTAATAAGAACTCCTTTGCGCCTGCACACTTGAGAAAAATTAAGGACAAGGTAGATATCGTTAAAAAGTTTCAAGTGCATGCAGAAGGGATCATTTCTGAATACAAATTTATAAAATCTCAGAGAAAATTCGTTGCAGTGAAATCAGCGAGCCCAATAAACACTTCAGTTGAGCTACTAACTACAACTGCTCGAGCACTAGATAAAATCATAATTTCAGTAGGAGAAAATACAGGGGAGGTACTTTCTGCCAAGATTGATAATTTAGATGTTGTTTTTAAAAAAGACACAGCAGCACCAAATACGATGTTTACAACATTGCCATACATTAATAAAGATAGGGTCCTTTTATCAATTGGAGATAAAGAATTTCCAGTCAAAATCTTACCTTTAGAAAATGTCGAAATGCCCAGAGATTTTTTGGCACAAAACATAAGCAAAATGGCGGAATTACTTGATCTGTATATTACCGATAAGGACTATGCTGCCAACCTAGGGAAGGATGGAGTCCAAGGCTTCTCTTACTTAAAAGAAGCACTAAATTTAATCAATGGTTACATTGCGGCACAGGCTTCAGAAGAAAAGGTACAGCTTGCAGCCAACTTATTAAATCAATCATTTAAAAATGATTCGGATTTATTCCAACTCTACACATATCAACATACTAGCGGCCAAAGTTCAACTATCGTTAGCAATCAATATAAAAAAATCCATGGCCTTGGAAAAATGTTTCAATTTTTTTCACATTTCATTATTGCTAACGCCAATGCAAACTCCCAAGAAGACCAAGCATTATTTATCGTCGAGTTTCAAAAACTTTTAGAAAAAATCGTAAATCTTGGTTCAAAAACTCTATACGATGGGATGATACATAAATGTTACATTTCAAAAGGACGAGTTGTACCTATTGATGTTCAAGCAGCTGAAATGATACTTAGCTTTTGGTCGCAATCTTCTTGGCTCGCAATGGCTATTGATCCAATTAATGGTGCACTATCTTATTTAGGATCAATCGCTGGCTCTGTAGCTCTAATCACTAGAATTAATTACGACTGTGAAGGGGACACATTAATTAAACCTAAATTAATTATTTACAATCAACCAACTCTTCCCCTTCGACCAGGAAACTCACTATCCTACAATCTAAAATGTGATGTTGGTGACTCTAGATATTATGAAGCAGGTTCAATTCTTACAAAGGTAACTAGTCGTCTTAATTACAGCATACCTGTGTTAGAACCCGAAGGAAAATTGGTTTCAAATGATAAAACAGTAAAGAGGTGTGTCGGTCTTGGACAAGACTATTTGGATACTGATCATGATGTTTCTTGCTCTACAAACGCTTTAAAAGAGACTCAGTATTATCTTAACAATAGAAATAATTATGAAAAGTTTAACAAGTCTTTATGCAAAGGAGCCCCTTCATATTATGTAGGTATTTATGAGACTACAACACCCCTATTATCATGTGACTTTGTCAATGAAGGTGAAAAAGTTAATATTAGTAGTCCCATTATTAAAGGAAACGACGTTGTAATAGACTTAACCAAGACTTGGAATTGTCCAAAAGCTAGCTTTACTTATTCTGTAAATAATTTTTCTGTCACTTTTAATGCTAACGATAACTTTAATCAAGATATCAAAAACTTAACCTATAAATGGGATTTTGGTGACGGTCAATTAACTGAAACATCTTCTCCGCTCGTTGTTCATAAGTACCATGAAGCTAAAAAATATACTGTTAAATTAATCATTAGTGATCCTTTTGGCGCAAATGATGAAATCACACAGACTATTGAAATTCATCCACTTGAATTTTCTTTTTTTCTTAAGGTAGATCCTACTGGAACATATCTCCCAGCCTATTTTAGTAGTGCCACAAGATTAAATCTCCAATCAATTCCAGGCAACCCAAACATTAATCTTCAGGCTGGCGATATAATTTATATTCAAGGTTTAGGAAACTATCAAACTGAGCCAGCTGAATATGGGGGAACTGATACACATGCTTGGATGATTGGAGTATTTGCAAGTAATGGTAAATTTTATTTTCCAGGTGAGGATTCAATCTACGAAAGTATTGAATCTTCTCCTACCTTCATAGGACATCTTCCCACAGACATACCTGAAGATTTTTATATTCCATTTGATGGTTATGTGAAACTACAAGTCCCTGAAGGGGCAACAGAAATCCTATTTACAGCTGACGATAATTTATTTACGGATAACAGCGATCCAAATTATGATTTTGGTGTTAAAATTAAAATTCAAGTAAGGCGCTATCAGCAAAATTAG
- the atpB gene encoding F0F1 ATP synthase subunit A: MRKISLVSLLALLSSNAHASGGFTWVTQFGHATGLDHFFEHLTGVHHYDHILTFILVLLALVLTGVYYRAKTKNLDAAVVPDKGITYRNIVELYGSFIYTQARAVLGEKDAPKYYSFVATMFLVIFVSNMVGLIPGFLPPTESINTTLAVGVFSFLYFNFKGCKELGTINYLKHFAGPLWYMAILIFPIEIISTCIRPISLALRLYGNMYGDHMVLGTFSNLAPLLVPIVFMVLGILVSFIQAYVFTMLSMVYISLATAHHDHGDHHAHH, translated from the coding sequence ATGAGAAAAATTTCACTCGTATCACTTCTTGCACTTCTTTCATCGAATGCACATGCATCTGGTGGTTTCACTTGGGTAACTCAGTTTGGTCACGCGACTGGATTAGATCATTTCTTTGAGCACCTGACTGGTGTTCATCACTACGATCACATTTTAACTTTCATCCTAGTTCTTCTAGCGCTAGTTTTAACTGGTGTTTATTACCGTGCTAAAACTAAAAACCTAGATGCAGCAGTTGTTCCTGATAAAGGAATCACATACAGAAACATCGTTGAACTTTACGGTTCATTTATCTACACACAAGCACGCGCAGTTCTTGGAGAAAAAGATGCTCCTAAGTACTACTCGTTTGTTGCGACAATGTTCCTTGTTATCTTCGTTTCAAACATGGTTGGACTAATCCCAGGATTCCTTCCACCAACAGAATCAATCAACACAACTCTTGCAGTTGGTGTGTTCTCATTCCTTTACTTCAACTTCAAAGGTTGCAAAGAACTTGGAACGATCAATTACCTTAAGCACTTTGCTGGACCTCTATGGTACATGGCGATCTTAATCTTCCCGATCGAGATCATCTCAACATGTATTCGTCCAATCTCTCTAGCTCTTCGTCTTTACGGAAACATGTACGGGGACCACATGGTTCTTGGAACATTCTCAAACCTAGCACCACTATTAGTACCAATCGTATTCATGGTTCTAGGGATCCTGGTTTCTTTCATCCAGGCTTACGTATTTACAATGCTATCAATGGTTTATATTAGTTTAGCGACTGCTCACCACGATCATGGTGATCACCACGCTCATCACTAA
- a CDS encoding ATP synthase F0 subunit C yields the protein MKKLPLIFSFLVLVGLVAQQAFAQTGEGAAAAGLNTVAIKYIAYFFALGIAVFGGTQAQSKAASVALEGIARNPAAADKIQTPMILGLALMESLVIFALISTFLV from the coding sequence ATGAAAAAGCTACCTTTAATTTTCTCTTTCCTAGTTCTAGTTGGTCTTGTTGCTCAACAAGCATTTGCTCAAACAGGTGAAGGCGCAGCAGCTGCTGGTCTTAACACTGTAGCAATCAAGTACATCGCTTACTTCTTCGCTCTAGGGATCGCTGTTTTCGGTGGTACACAAGCTCAATCTAAAGCTGCTTCAGTAGCTCTAGAAGGAATCGCTCGTAACCCAGCTGCAGCTGATAAAATCCAAACTCCAATGATTCTTGGTCTAGCACTTATGGAATCACTTGTAATTTTCGCTCTTATCTCAACTTTCCTTGTGTAA
- a CDS encoding OsmC family protein, translated as MEANVKWNTKLSFTGNVRGHETQLDTTLANGSLNRGPSPKEMLLNAISACAGMDIASILENKKEPLLTLDINAKANMTKTTPSYFADIHLIYKIGGEVKKDMAIKACEASMTKYCGVSLMLSKVCPITYDVVLNGEKIFSGESKF; from the coding sequence ATGGAAGCTAACGTTAAATGGAATACAAAACTAAGTTTTACTGGAAATGTTAGGGGACATGAAACTCAACTCGATACAACTCTTGCTAATGGAAGCTTAAACCGCGGGCCGAGTCCAAAAGAAATGCTTCTTAATGCCATCAGCGCATGTGCTGGAATGGATATCGCCTCAATCTTAGAAAATAAAAAAGAGCCTCTTCTTACTCTCGATATTAATGCTAAGGCCAACATGACAAAAACGACTCCTTCATATTTCGCAGACATTCACTTGATCTATAAAATTGGCGGTGAAGTCAAAAAAGATATGGCGATCAAAGCGTGCGAAGCTTCTATGACAAAGTATTGTGGCGTGAGTCTCATGCTAAGCAAAGTCTGCCCAATCACATATGACGTTGTTCTAAACGGAGAGAAGATCTTCTCTGGTGAATCAAAGTTCTAG
- a CDS encoding TrmH family RNA methyltransferase, whose protein sequence is MIQITDPNDQRIAEFISIRDHVLNSKDLIIAEAEKLFLQLRASHKPIHKILATPAFIERHQLSGENIFAADKKVLESVAGFKIEFEVLVLAEKPKDAPLDQLDNRIIALNGLTSPENVGSIVRSSAAFGIKSMLMDEKTCSPYLRRCIRVSMGNIFAMKTNHALNFRGDLKRLKELGYTILSTANIPGSIDVADYKFPEKCILIIGSEGHGIDQDILNLSDTILKIKIDPQVAHLNAANAAAIFLSKMSTL, encoded by the coding sequence ATGATTCAAATTACAGACCCCAATGACCAACGGATTGCAGAGTTTATCTCAATCCGTGATCATGTACTCAATTCAAAAGACCTCATCATTGCCGAAGCTGAAAAGCTTTTTTTGCAATTAAGAGCGAGCCATAAGCCGATTCATAAAATCCTGGCAACGCCAGCGTTTATCGAAAGACACCAGCTTTCAGGCGAGAACATTTTTGCTGCCGATAAAAAAGTCCTTGAATCCGTGGCCGGATTTAAAATTGAATTTGAAGTTTTAGTCCTGGCCGAAAAACCAAAAGATGCACCTCTTGATCAGCTCGACAATCGAATCATTGCACTCAATGGTCTGACGTCACCTGAGAATGTGGGAAGCATTGTCCGTTCAAGTGCTGCTTTTGGTATCAAATCGATGCTGATGGATGAAAAAACCTGCTCTCCTTACTTAAGACGATGCATCCGTGTTTCCATGGGTAATATTTTTGCCATGAAAACGAATCATGCCCTTAACTTTAGGGGGGATCTAAAAAGGCTAAAGGAACTGGGCTACACTATTTTATCAACTGCCAACATCCCAGGCTCAATCGATGTGGCCGATTATAAGTTTCCTGAAAAATGTATTCTTATTATCGGTAGCGAAGGACACGGGATTGACCAAGATATCTTGAATCTCTCTGACACTATTTTAAAAATCAAAATCGATCCGCAAGTCGCACACCTGAATGCTGCAAATGCCGCCGCCATCTTTTTATCCAAGATGAGCACATTATAA
- the uvrA gene encoding excinuclease ABC subunit UvrA: protein MSINEINVVKAAVHNLKDVTISIPKNTLTVITGPSGSGKSSLAFDTIYVEGQRRYIESLSSYARQFLGQYQPPEVESITGLSPAIAIDQKTSSKNPRSTVGTTTEIYDYLRVLYARIGTLYDPDTGVEVRRYTPSQITREVLKAGDKAKLQILAPIPYNDKIKFKEISSKFQTMGFTRARLNGEMIQLDEDIKAPKGKYQLDIVVDRIVLKDDVEKRLADSIEYALKLAEGNVQILVNDNKVLNFSEHNKSTNGDKIYPELEPRLFSFNSPIGACEVCNGLGETKIFDIDLMIFDESLPLLEGAITPISKKSSFLYKMVETIAEEEGADVSLPFRKLPKKFKDILFNGSDKVYRYSFTSENSHFEFSKAFPGLSAWLEKKYLESGSDKVRIELEKYMNIKCCPSCKGLRLNRIALSTKIGDKNIMDLCTLSIFDCFEYLNAIKLDGEKKIIAEKLLKEIISRLRFLNDVGLSYLTLNRGAMTLSGGESQRIRLATQIGSALSGVLYVLDEPSIGLHQRDNDRLIKTLKTLRDLGNTVLVVEHDEDTMNESDYIIDMGPGAGIHGGTIVSHGPLAKLLSDKKSLTARFLSGADRIPVPQTRKKATKFLKLTGATEHNLKKLDVNFPLGGLVCVTGVSGSGKSTLVHKVLVPALKTHLTNTHKTLYSKANYNALAGVDEIKTVIELDQSPIGRTPHSNPATYTGLFDDIRDIFASTNESQIRGYKTGRFSFNVKGGRCEECEGNGVKKIEMHFLPDVYITCTECKGTRYNAETLSVLYKGKNIAEVLEMSIEEGCEFFKNHTKISRVLETLRSVGLGYMKLGQPATTLSGGEAQRLKLSRELSKRTKGHCLYVLDEPTTGLHFQDIKILLSALQQLVDQGHTLLIIEHNLDVIKTADHVIDLGPEGGTGGGEVVATGTPEEVAKNPKSITGKYLKKVLKA from the coding sequence ATGTCGATAAACGAAATTAACGTTGTAAAAGCAGCGGTTCATAATTTGAAGGATGTTACTATAAGCATCCCGAAGAACACTCTTACTGTTATTACTGGGCCATCTGGTTCAGGGAAATCTTCTTTGGCTTTCGACACTATTTATGTTGAAGGACAGAGACGCTATATTGAATCTCTTTCAAGTTATGCCAGACAATTCTTAGGCCAATACCAACCACCTGAAGTGGAATCAATCACAGGCCTAAGTCCTGCGATTGCGATTGACCAAAAAACATCTAGCAAAAACCCAAGATCAACAGTTGGAACGACAACTGAGATCTACGATTACCTGCGCGTTCTTTATGCTCGCATCGGGACTCTTTATGATCCAGATACAGGTGTGGAAGTTAGAAGATACACCCCAAGCCAGATTACAAGAGAAGTTTTAAAAGCAGGGGATAAAGCCAAGCTACAAATCCTTGCACCTATTCCTTATAACGATAAAATTAAGTTCAAAGAAATCTCAAGCAAGTTCCAGACGATGGGATTTACCCGCGCTCGTTTAAACGGCGAAATGATTCAACTTGATGAAGATATTAAAGCGCCAAAAGGAAAGTACCAACTAGATATCGTTGTCGATCGTATCGTGCTTAAAGACGATGTCGAAAAACGCCTGGCCGACTCTATTGAATACGCCTTAAAGCTTGCAGAAGGAAACGTTCAAATCCTGGTTAATGACAACAAGGTCCTGAATTTTTCTGAGCATAACAAATCAACAAACGGCGATAAAATTTATCCTGAGCTTGAACCACGTCTGTTTTCTTTCAACTCACCAATCGGTGCGTGCGAAGTTTGTAATGGGTTAGGGGAAACAAAGATTTTTGATATTGACCTGATGATCTTTGATGAAAGCCTTCCACTTCTAGAAGGAGCGATCACTCCTATTTCTAAGAAAAGTTCATTCCTTTACAAAATGGTCGAAACCATTGCCGAAGAAGAAGGTGCAGACGTAAGCCTGCCTTTTAGAAAACTTCCAAAGAAGTTTAAAGATATTCTTTTTAACGGTTCAGATAAAGTTTACCGTTACTCATTCACTTCAGAAAACTCGCATTTTGAGTTTTCGAAAGCTTTCCCAGGTCTTTCAGCATGGCTGGAGAAAAAATACCTGGAAAGTGGATCGGATAAAGTCCGCATTGAATTAGAAAAATACATGAACATTAAATGTTGCCCGTCTTGCAAAGGCCTGCGCTTAAATCGCATCGCTCTTTCTACAAAGATCGGCGACAAGAACATCATGGATCTTTGTACACTTTCAATCTTTGATTGTTTTGAATACCTAAATGCCATCAAATTAGATGGTGAAAAGAAAATCATCGCGGAAAAGCTACTTAAAGAGATCATTTCACGCTTGCGCTTCTTAAATGATGTCGGTCTAAGCTACCTGACGTTAAATCGAGGTGCCATGACTCTTTCCGGTGGTGAGTCTCAGCGTATCAGACTGGCAACTCAAATCGGTTCCGCTCTTTCTGGCGTTCTTTATGTTTTAGATGAGCCAAGTATTGGTCTTCACCAAAGAGACAATGACCGCCTGATAAAAACACTAAAGACTCTTCGCGACCTGGGCAACACTGTTCTCGTTGTTGAACATGACGAAGATACGATGAATGAGAGTGATTACATTATCGATATGGGACCTGGAGCAGGTATCCACGGAGGGACAATTGTTTCTCACGGGCCACTTGCAAAACTTTTAAGCGATAAAAAATCACTGACAGCAAGATTCCTTTCTGGTGCAGACCGCATTCCGGTCCCGCAAACAAGAAAGAAAGCGACTAAATTTTTAAAGTTAACTGGGGCCACTGAGCACAACCTGAAAAAACTCGACGTTAATTTCCCTCTTGGTGGATTAGTATGTGTTACAGGAGTAAGTGGTTCAGGTAAATCAACTTTGGTTCATAAGGTTTTGGTTCCTGCTTTAAAAACGCACTTAACAAACACTCACAAAACCCTTTACTCGAAGGCCAACTACAATGCTCTTGCCGGAGTAGATGAAATCAAGACGGTTATCGAACTTGACCAGTCTCCAATCGGAAGAACACCACACTCAAACCCGGCGACATACACCGGTCTCTTTGATGATATTCGCGATATCTTTGCTTCAACAAATGAATCGCAAATCAGAGGGTACAAAACAGGGCGTTTTAGCTTCAACGTTAAAGGCGGTCGATGTGAAGAGTGTGAAGGCAATGGTGTTAAGAAAATCGAAATGCACTTTCTTCCAGATGTTTATATAACATGTACGGAATGTAAGGGGACTCGCTACAATGCTGAGACTCTTTCTGTTCTTTATAAAGGTAAAAACATCGCTGAAGTTCTAGAGATGTCGATCGAAGAAGGCTGTGAGTTCTTTAAGAACCACACTAAAATCTCTCGCGTCCTTGAAACACTTCGCTCAGTGGGTCTAGGTTATATGAAACTAGGTCAGCCAGCGACAACCCTCTCTGGTGGTGAAGCTCAGCGCTTAAAATTATCGCGCGAGCTTTCAAAAAGAACCAAAGGTCACTGTCTATACGTTCTTGATGAACCGACAACAGGACTTCACTTCCAGGATATAAAAATCCTTCTTTCTGCCCTTCAACAATTGGTGGATCAAGGTCACACACTTTTAATTATTGAGCACAACCTCGACGTTATTAAAACTGCTGACCATGTTATCGACTTAGGACCAGAAGGTGGAACAGGTGGAGGTGAGGTCGTAGCGACAGGAACTCCGGAAGAAGTGGCCAAAAACCCAAAATCAATTACTGGTAAATATTTAAAGAAAGTTCTTAAAGCATGA
- a CDS encoding PdxA family dehydrogenase, protein MIYVTQGHERGIGLEIFLKAFLLLSEREKKAVTLVVNEQDLNTNFKDLGFKKDNFKDLNVIHPKIEKGIPSSTSSLVHVLNVIKPEDILVTLPTSKDQLIHDGKSLAGYTEFFREYFNNKNISMTFKGTSQNVLLITDHVALKDVTKVITTDLIVEKTNTTIEFYKKYFFDYEQVIFSGINPHVGENGILGSEDKIITTAIDQLKKKHTLEFKGPYSGDTLHMHHDETKKQLFVYMFHDQGLAQFKAMHGLIGLNISMGLPFLRLSVDHGTAFDLYGKNKANPTGLIFLFKQAFEVMKYVDKRN, encoded by the coding sequence ATGATCTATGTAACTCAAGGACACGAAAGGGGCATTGGTCTCGAGATCTTTCTTAAGGCTTTTTTACTTCTCTCAGAAAGAGAGAAGAAAGCTGTCACACTCGTTGTTAATGAGCAGGACTTAAACACTAATTTTAAGGACCTGGGCTTTAAAAAAGATAATTTTAAAGATCTTAATGTCATTCATCCCAAAATAGAAAAGGGGATTCCTTCTTCAACATCTTCTCTCGTTCATGTTTTAAACGTGATTAAGCCTGAAGATATTTTAGTGACTCTTCCAACCTCAAAAGATCAATTGATCCATGATGGGAAAAGCCTAGCCGGTTACACAGAGTTTTTCCGTGAATACTTCAATAACAAAAACATCTCTATGACATTTAAAGGAACTTCACAAAATGTTCTTTTAATCACCGATCATGTGGCGCTCAAAGATGTGACAAAAGTTATCACCACTGATCTGATTGTTGAGAAAACCAATACGACGATTGAGTTTTATAAAAAATATTTCTTTGATTATGAACAAGTGATCTTCTCAGGAATCAATCCGCACGTTGGTGAAAACGGAATCTTAGGAAGTGAAGATAAAATAATCACCACGGCCATTGACCAATTAAAAAAGAAACACACATTAGAATTCAAAGGCCCTTATTCTGGTGATACACTTCACATGCACCACGATGAAACAAAGAAGCAGTTATTTGTTTATATGTTTCACGATCAAGGTCTTGCCCAATTCAAAGCGATGCACGGACTCATCGGATTAAATATCTCTATGGGTCTTCCGTTCTTGCGTCTAAGCGTTGATCACGGCACGGCTTTCGATTTATATGGTAAAAATAAAGCTAACCCAACCGGCCTGATTTTTCTCTTTAAACAAGCTTTCGAGGTTATGAAGTATGTCGATAAACGAAATTAA
- a CDS encoding peptidylprolyl isomerase, whose protein sequence is MKLASRFFFLATLLISLSAEAKLLDKIAAIVDDNIITLSQINRTNSNLAIKKNVAPMIYDKSAYSNDELLQIAINKYLIRAKLSELGYTITDDQVEAQIKSNQERLGVDRKSLMGFLKQQGTSFDEYFETLREAIEYSYFVNRVVSPLIAISEQDVKNTYYKNNIKDSRLNFKYSLIDYAVGKDVVSKPTKGQMEEIVKQYRVNGVLPEAYSTLTVTNLEDISEEGVTTELKNLLKETDEGALTTPIVINNQYHVFYLGKKDLVETEAFASQKDKIKDQLFEKAVKSETSVWFERERNKHYIKISL, encoded by the coding sequence ATGAAACTCGCAAGTCGCTTTTTTTTTCTCGCAACTCTTCTGATCTCTCTTTCCGCTGAAGCCAAACTTCTCGATAAAATCGCAGCTATCGTAGACGACAACATCATCACTCTTTCACAAATCAATAGAACCAACAGCAACCTGGCGATCAAAAAGAACGTTGCTCCGATGATCTATGACAAAAGCGCCTACTCAAATGACGAACTTCTACAGATTGCCATCAACAAATACTTAATCCGCGCTAAGCTTTCTGAACTTGGATACACCATTACTGATGACCAGGTTGAAGCACAAATTAAATCAAACCAAGAGCGCCTAGGCGTTGATAGAAAATCTCTAATGGGATTTTTAAAGCAACAAGGAACTTCATTTGATGAGTACTTTGAAACATTAAGAGAAGCTATCGAGTACAGCTACTTCGTTAACCGCGTTGTCTCTCCACTTATCGCTATCTCTGAACAAGATGTAAAAAACACTTATTACAAAAACAACATTAAGGACTCACGCCTTAACTTCAAATACTCTTTAATCGACTATGCTGTTGGAAAAGATGTTGTTTCTAAACCAACCAAAGGTCAGATGGAAGAAATCGTAAAACAATACCGTGTAAATGGCGTTCTACCTGAAGCTTACTCAACACTAACAGTGACAAATCTTGAAGACATCAGTGAAGAAGGGGTGACAACTGAACTTAAAAACCTTCTAAAGGAAACTGACGAAGGCGCACTAACGACTCCAATCGTTATCAATAACCAGTACCACGTTTTCTATCTTGGGAAAAAAGACCTGGTAGAAACTGAAGCTTTCGCTTCTCAAAAAGATAAGATCAAAGATCAGCTTTTTGAAAAGGCCGTAAAATCTGAAACGTCAGTATGGTTTGAAAGAGAAAGAAATAAACACTACATCAAAATTTCTCTCTAA